One region of Natronorubrum aibiense genomic DNA includes:
- the acs gene encoding acetate--CoA ligase has protein sequence MSQEDGSLEARLEEQDTFEPPESFVEQANVSDPGIYEEFEENWPECWERAAEFLDWDEEYDDVLDESDAPSYQWFTNGKINASYNCLDRHVEDGAKNRAAIKWEGELGETRTYTYGDLLNEVNEFAATLRDLGVEEDDVVTLYMPMVPELPIAMLACARLGAPHSVVFAGFSADALATRMNDADSEYLITCDGYYRRGDALDHISKTNEGLEDVDHETTTVVVDRLGDDLEHSLSENQHDYDELIDEHAGETVEPVARDSEDMLFLMYTSGTTGKPKGVKHTTGGYLAYSAWTSHSVLDLKPEDTYWCSADIGWITGHSYILYGPLALGTTTVMYEGTPDYPEKDRFWDIIERNRVDVFYTAPTAIRAFMKWGKEYPEQHDLSSLRLLGTVGEPINPRAWKWYYDHIGGGECPIVDTWWQTETGGHMITTLPGVGEMKPGSAGPGLPGIDAKIVDETGEEVEAGQAGYLTVQKPWPGMLRTLYRNDERFVEEYWTEYSDPENDEWVYFPEDGAKIDEDGYITVLGRVDDVINVSGHRLGTMEIESAVVGVEGIAEAAVVGGDHEVKGEAVYVYAIPEDGYEAGEELEEKAVEAILDSIGPIAKPEEVIFTPELPKTRSGKIMRRLLEDIASGNELGTTSTLRNPEVVDDIAAQVNES, from the coding sequence ATGTCACAGGAGGATGGCAGCCTCGAGGCTCGACTCGAGGAGCAAGACACGTTTGAACCGCCCGAGTCGTTCGTCGAACAGGCGAACGTCTCGGATCCGGGGATCTATGAGGAGTTCGAAGAAAACTGGCCGGAATGTTGGGAACGCGCTGCGGAGTTCCTCGACTGGGATGAGGAGTACGACGACGTCTTAGACGAATCGGATGCCCCCAGCTACCAGTGGTTCACGAACGGGAAGATCAACGCCTCGTACAACTGTCTCGACCGCCACGTCGAGGACGGGGCGAAAAACCGAGCCGCAATCAAGTGGGAGGGCGAACTCGGCGAGACGCGAACGTACACGTACGGTGACCTGCTGAACGAGGTCAACGAGTTCGCGGCGACGCTGCGTGACCTCGGCGTTGAGGAAGACGACGTCGTCACGCTGTATATGCCGATGGTGCCGGAGCTCCCGATCGCGATGCTCGCGTGTGCCCGTCTCGGTGCCCCACACAGCGTCGTCTTCGCCGGCTTCTCGGCCGACGCGCTGGCGACCCGGATGAACGACGCCGACAGCGAGTACCTGATTACCTGTGACGGCTACTACCGTCGCGGGGACGCACTCGACCACATTTCGAAGACCAACGAGGGACTCGAAGACGTCGACCACGAGACGACGACCGTCGTCGTCGACCGACTCGGCGACGACCTCGAACACTCCCTCTCGGAGAACCAGCACGACTACGACGAGCTCATCGACGAGCACGCTGGCGAAACCGTCGAACCGGTCGCTCGGGACTCCGAGGACATGCTGTTCCTGATGTATACGTCGGGAACGACGGGCAAACCGAAAGGCGTCAAACACACGACGGGTGGCTACCTCGCTTACTCCGCGTGGACGTCCCACTCGGTGCTCGACCTAAAACCCGAAGACACCTACTGGTGCTCGGCCGACATCGGCTGGATTACGGGTCACTCCTACATCCTCTACGGGCCACTCGCGCTCGGAACGACCACCGTGATGTACGAGGGTACGCCGGATTACCCAGAGAAGGACCGCTTCTGGGACATCATCGAGCGAAACCGAGTCGACGTCTTCTATACTGCGCCGACGGCCATCCGTGCGTTCATGAAGTGGGGCAAAGAGTACCCAGAGCAACACGACCTGTCATCGCTGCGTCTGCTCGGCACTGTGGGGGAGCCGATCAATCCACGCGCGTGGAAATGGTACTACGACCACATCGGCGGCGGCGAGTGCCCGATCGTCGACACCTGGTGGCAGACCGAAACCGGCGGCCACATGATTACGACGCTGCCCGGCGTCGGTGAGATGAAACCCGGCTCCGCCGGTCCCGGCCTGCCCGGCATCGACGCCAAGATCGTCGACGAAACCGGCGAGGAAGTCGAGGCCGGACAGGCGGGTTATCTGACGGTCCAGAAACCGTGGCCCGGCATGCTGCGCACGCTCTACCGGAACGACGAGCGCTTCGTCGAGGAGTACTGGACGGAGTACTCCGACCCCGAGAACGACGAGTGGGTCTACTTCCCCGAAGACGGCGCGAAGATCGACGAAGACGGCTACATCACCGTTCTCGGCCGCGTCGACGACGTTATCAACGTCTCCGGTCATCGACTGGGGACGATGGAGATCGAGTCGGCCGTCGTCGGTGTCGAGGGCATCGCCGAAGCCGCCGTCGTCGGCGGCGACCACGAGGTCAAAGGCGAGGCCGTCTACGTCTACGCGATCCCCGAAGACGGCTACGAAGCCGGCGAGGAACTCGAGGAGAAAGCCGTCGAGGCGATCCTCGACTCGATCGGTCCGATCGCCAAACCCGAGGAAGTGATCTTTACGCCCGAGCTGCCGAAGACGCGCTCCGGGAAGATCATGCGCCGACTGCTCGAGGACATCGCGAGCGGCAACGAACTCGGCACGACGTCGACGCTGCGCAACCCAGAAGTCGTCGACGATATCGCAGCACAGGTCAACGAAAGCTAA
- a CDS encoding DUF4212 domain-containing protein — protein sequence MTADTNHDSEHDTREVATDGGMSDVEREKQVDYLDVEINLLKPATPFMRDHLRVIWLGFAIWALTTFGPITLTRIAPDVMTTQMPVIGFPLHYFLLAIVGPGAALILSVWYARKRDQIDDKYGIEQPTAAPEPTETTSDDATAADGGVSE from the coding sequence ATGACAGCAGATACGAACCACGATTCAGAACACGACACCCGCGAAGTGGCGACCGACGGCGGAATGAGCGACGTGGAACGAGAGAAGCAGGTCGATTACCTCGACGTCGAAATCAACTTGTTGAAGCCGGCAACCCCGTTCATGCGGGACCACCTGCGAGTTATTTGGCTCGGCTTCGCCATCTGGGCGCTGACGACGTTCGGCCCGATCACGTTGACTCGCATCGCACCCGACGTGATGACGACGCAGATGCCGGTGATCGGATTCCCGCTTCACTACTTCCTGCTCGCCATCGTCGGCCCCGGCGCAGCGCTGATCCTTTCGGTGTGGTACGCGCGCAAACGCGACCAGATCGACGACAAGTACGGGATCGAACAGCCGACGGCCGCACCGGAGCCGACCGAAACGACGTCCGACGATGCGACCGCCGCTGACGGAGGTGTCAGCGAATGA
- a CDS encoding sodium:solute symporter family transporter — MIDAMVAMPLQSDMLPQGLDISFKALPALIVVGMMLTFMVAGFMYKVADTDNMWVAGRSIGNIENGMAIGANWMSAATYLGVAATVALSGVYGLAYVVGWTTGYFILLIFMAAQMRRFGKYTAPDFVGDRFNSDTARALAAITTFLIGFVYTLGQARGMGLVGMYILGDWSAITGGALSAYQTMMIIFMVITIGYLSLSGMLGATKNMVLQYIILIVAFLLGLVATGWTTGYTTVLPQLEYGMMIDSLSSEFSDPFVGGSYYLWVATCFSLVFGTCGLPHVLVRFYTVQNERIARWSCTWGLFFISLLYLSAPAFAAIGVSLYSDQIGAVYGDPGMSGAAADVLVVTAAQLADLPQWFVGFVAAGGIAAAIATTAGLFIAASSAISHDIYANIINEDATQRQQVLVGRLSIVAIGVLSIIFALDPQQPIAALVGFAFSLAAIVLFPMFFLGLWWENTNRPGALSGMVTGIIVWFIPMFNEGNFGLVNGGEGLGIEVISTWMPAIGSGLIGVPIVFAVTIIVSLITDEPPLETKQMVRQCHSPEPMPKDKTAADVVAERNGNAPADD, encoded by the coding sequence ATGATCGACGCGATGGTTGCGATGCCGCTGCAGTCGGATATGCTCCCACAGGGTCTCGACATCTCGTTTAAGGCCCTTCCGGCGCTCATCGTCGTGGGGATGATGTTGACGTTCATGGTGGCCGGCTTCATGTACAAGGTCGCCGACACGGACAACATGTGGGTCGCCGGTCGGTCGATCGGGAACATCGAGAACGGGATGGCGATCGGTGCCAACTGGATGTCGGCCGCGACGTACCTCGGTGTGGCGGCGACAGTCGCACTATCCGGCGTTTACGGACTGGCATACGTCGTCGGCTGGACGACAGGGTACTTCATTCTGCTGATCTTCATGGCCGCACAGATGCGCCGGTTCGGAAAGTACACCGCACCGGACTTCGTCGGGGATCGATTTAACTCCGACACCGCACGTGCCCTCGCAGCAATCACGACGTTCCTCATCGGGTTCGTCTACACGCTCGGACAGGCCCGCGGGATGGGTCTCGTCGGCATGTACATCCTCGGCGACTGGTCAGCGATCACCGGCGGCGCACTGAGCGCCTACCAGACGATGATGATCATCTTCATGGTCATCACGATCGGCTACCTGTCGCTGTCGGGGATGCTCGGGGCGACGAAGAACATGGTTTTGCAGTACATCATCCTCATCGTCGCGTTCCTGCTCGGATTGGTCGCCACTGGCTGGACAACCGGCTACACGACGGTGCTTCCGCAACTCGAGTACGGGATGATGATCGACAGCCTCTCGTCCGAGTTCTCGGACCCCTTCGTTGGCGGGAGCTACTACCTGTGGGTTGCGACCTGTTTCAGCCTCGTCTTCGGGACGTGTGGCCTCCCACACGTGCTGGTCCGGTTCTACACGGTCCAGAACGAACGGATCGCCCGCTGGTCGTGCACCTGGGGGCTGTTCTTCATCTCCCTCCTGTACCTGAGCGCACCCGCCTTCGCGGCGATCGGTGTGAGTCTCTACAGCGACCAGATCGGCGCCGTCTACGGCGATCCCGGCATGAGCGGTGCAGCAGCCGACGTCCTCGTCGTGACGGCAGCTCAACTCGCTGACTTGCCGCAGTGGTTCGTCGGCTTTGTCGCAGCAGGCGGTATCGCCGCAGCGATCGCAACGACGGCCGGACTGTTCATCGCCGCATCGTCGGCGATCTCCCACGACATCTACGCGAACATCATCAACGAGGATGCCACGCAGCGCCAGCAGGTCCTCGTCGGTCGCCTGAGCATCGTCGCTATCGGCGTGCTCTCGATCATCTTCGCGCTGGACCCCCAGCAGCCGATCGCGGCACTGGTCGGGTTCGCGTTCTCGCTGGCTGCGATCGTGCTGTTCCCGATGTTCTTCCTCGGCCTCTGGTGGGAGAACACGAACCGTCCGGGTGCACTCTCCGGCATGGTGACCGGCATCATCGTCTGGTTCATCCCGATGTTCAACGAAGGGAACTTCGGTCTCGTCAACGGCGGCGAGGGGCTCGGCATCGAGGTCATCTCGACGTGGATGCCAGCTATCGGCTCTGGACTCATCGGCGTGCCGATCGTCTTCGCCGTCACCATCATCGTCTCTCTCATCACTGACGAACCGCCACTGGAAACCAAGCAGATGGTTCGACAGTGCCACAGTCCCGAGCCGATGCCGAAAGACAAGACCGCGGCGGACGTCGTCGCCGAACGGAACGGAAACGCACCTGCGGATGACTAA